The sequence GTCTAGACCAGTTTTATACATTGCCATCACAAATCACGGTTTCGGTCATGCGGTACGGGCTGCATCGGTAGCAGCAGAAGTGCAAAGATTAAATCCAGAAATTTTACTGATTTTAGTGACTACTACCCCTCGATGGTTACTAGAATCATATATTGAAGGGGATTTTATTCATCGACCTCGCGGTTTTGATGTAGGAGTAATTCAATCTGATAGTTTGAATATGGATAAAGCTGCTACTCTGGAAAAATTGCAGCAAATTCGTTCCCAAGAAAAGTCGATCGTCGCCGGAGAAGTTAGTTTTATTCGCCAAAATCGAGTTGGTTTAATGTTGGCAGATATTCCCCCTTTAGCACCTGTAATTGCTAAAGCGGCTGGCATTCCTTGTTGGATGTTGAGTAATTTTGGTTGGGATTTTATTTATAGAGATTGGGGAGGAGAATTCGCGGAAATTGCTGATTGGATTAGCAATTGTTTTAGTAAATGCGATCGCCTGTTTCGCCTTCCCCTCCACGAACCGATGAATGCTTTTCCCGCAATTACCGATGTGGGGTTAACTGGTGGTACACCCCGCTATAGTATCGATGAAATCCGCAGTCGTTTTAATATTACCGCTCCCAAAGAAAAAACCGTGTTACTGACTTTTGGTGGGTTAGGTTTACAAGCAATTCCCTATCAAAACGTCAGCTTATTTCCTGATTGGCAATTTATCACTTTTGATTCTCAAGCACCTAATTTTCCAAATCTACTTTTAATTAAGCCCGATCCAGAACGTCGATATCGTCCGGTCGATTTCATGCCAATATGCGGACGGGTAATTTCTAAACCGGGATACAGCACTTTTTCAGAAGCGTTGCGTCTAGATGTTCCGATCGTTTCTTTGACGCGAGAAGGTTTTGCAGAAGCACCTTTGCTGCTAGAAGGGATTCGAGACTACAGTTACCATCAAGTTATTGACTCGTCTGACTTTTTCGAGGGGAACTGGCAATTTATCAATGAACCTTTACAATCTCCTCGTCAAATGCAGCATTTAGTCAAAGACGGTACGGAAGCGATCGCAAAATCGATCGTCTCGTATTTCCAAAACCTTTAAAACTAGCAATTTTTCCTTTTCAAATCTCCAATCAACATTAATATGGCACATTATCAACAATTTATCAAAATTAAAACGGCTGGCAAATCTTTGTACAAAATCACTGCTAAAATTGAAGAAGTAGTAACAGAATCCGGCATCAAAACGGGACTTTGTACCGTATTTTTACGCCACACTTCTGCTAGCTTAGTGATTCAAGAAAATGCCGATCCCGACGTGCTGGTAGATTTAGCGAATTTCTTCGCTAAGCTAGTACCCGAAGATGCAAAATTATATATTCACAATGCGGAAGGGCCAGATGATATGCCAGCCCATATCCGTACCGCGCTGACTAAAACATCCGAACAAATTCCGATCTTTCAAGGTAGACTGGTGTTAGGAACTTGGCAGGGAATTTATATTTGGGAACATCGTCATTACAGCCATATCCGAGAAGTTGTCGTTCATATATCGGGAGACTGAATCAATTTTAGAGTGGGGATATTAGAATAATTTTGTTTGTAGTAATGACTTGATTGCTTGGTATTTTCTGATATCTGATGGATTGAAATACCTATTTCCCAAAACCAAAAATAAGTAGTTGCGCTAGTATGAGCAGCAGGAAGGGAATGATGAAGGAGCGAGGATGAAGTATGAAGTTAAAATTTTCTCCCCATTTCTCCATCTCCCCATTTCTACATCGCTCGCTTACCCGCTCATTCCTCAATCAAAATGCGTAAAT comes from Leptolyngbyaceae cyanobacterium and encodes:
- a CDS encoding glycosyl transferase, with amino-acid sequence MSRPVLYIAITNHGFGHAVRAASVAAEVQRLNPEILLILVTTTPRWLLESYIEGDFIHRPRGFDVGVIQSDSLNMDKAATLEKLQQIRSQEKSIVAGEVSFIRQNRVGLMLADIPPLAPVIAKAAGIPCWMLSNFGWDFIYRDWGGEFAEIADWISNCFSKCDRLFRLPLHEPMNAFPAITDVGLTGGTPRYSIDEIRSRFNITAPKEKTVLLTFGGLGLQAIPYQNVSLFPDWQFITFDSQAPNFPNLLLIKPDPERRYRPVDFMPICGRVISKPGYSTFSEALRLDVPIVSLTREGFAEAPLLLEGIRDYSYHQVIDSSDFFEGNWQFINEPLQSPRQMQHLVKDGTEAIAKSIVSYFQNL
- a CDS encoding secondary thiamine-phosphate synthase enzyme YjbQ, coding for MAHYQQFIKIKTAGKSLYKITAKIEEVVTESGIKTGLCTVFLRHTSASLVIQENADPDVLVDLANFFAKLVPEDAKLYIHNAEGPDDMPAHIRTALTKTSEQIPIFQGRLVLGTWQGIYIWEHRHYSHIREVVVHISGD